CCATATCAGTCTCAAAGATTTGTTTATGTGATTTGTTGgtgcttaaatataatttatgaatataataaatatttaaatatttttattgattacatggGCAATAATTggccattacaatatttttaattaaaataatggataCATTTTCCTCTGGGGTTGTGTCAATCTTATACTCTACCCAACATTAAGTTAACTTCTGCTAAGGATCTACTGACtgaattaattcatttgttaatttaatatcttactATTTCAGTACAAGCTGTGCAAGGTTCGTGCTGTAGGCACTGGCCCTAAGAATGTACCTTACCTAGTGACGCACGATGGTCGCACATTGCGCTACCCTGATCCTCTAATTAAGGTGAATGACTCTATCCAGCTGGACATTGCCACCGCTAAAATCATGGACTTCATCAAGTTTGAGTCAGGTTAGATTgttctttcaaaatattatatatttatgtttttgagaTTACATCAATAAAAGGTATTACATTTTCATAGTGACAGAAGCAAATTATTCTTTCGgggattttgattatttaaaaaaataatgataaattttccctttacaaaaaaattatcaaaattataaacacatcattttatacaaacttcTGGTTTTACATAATTCACTTGATTTTGAATACTTTTCATAGAGTATGTTATGTTAGGTCAAAACTaaaaacacgtttttttttattaaaatataatattaagtttatttgcaAATGGAgatttttcgaaatattaagatatttcgaaaaatctcttcaaaaatcatatatttccgattttttttttgttataccaTTATTTTTTCATGGTTAAAAGCTTTATGATCTGtttcttttgtaataatttgttttatgattatGACACTCCTAGATACTAATATCCTTACCTTTGTAgctgattatattaattttgaaagacTGTTAATAGTCCacttgattgtaagtggtcaatATCATCCATAGACAATAGAACTGTaagaagtataattaatttcttagtgtagaataactgatgaacTAAACTACccagacaatatttttattaaatgaatttttacAGGTTTTATAGTCTAGTAGCAAATGCttgagtaatttaatttagtaaaaaatatgcctgttaatatattaaaactaatattaaataggcGTTGAATgtcagttttttaaatatattgcatattcaataaaataaaataaatgttttgtctaAGAAAAGTAGTTGATATATATGCTCGATTAGTGAgatgattttatgaaattaatatgcagataatataataaattgatgtaTGTTCTCAGGTAACTTGTGCATGATCACGGGAGGTCGTAACTTGGGGCGTGTGGGTACTATCGTGTCACGCGAGAGGCACCCTGGTTCCTTTGACATTGTACACATCAAGGACTCCACAGGACACACCTTTGCCACTAGGTcagttatttgataattttgtactttgttcctataaaaaaatttaaatatttaaataaacaattattaaaaagtaaaaatcaaaGTATGGACCCAgtagaaaaataattagatcTAAAGATCCTAAAGGgtaaaatgaaattagtttaatcattttatacatCTGTGAAAGTCAtccatataatttattctactaTTTGATGTTGCAGTTGATGTAACCTCATAATTACCATTTGCACTTTttggcatatttttttcaatatttgttttattgctttctcaagtacttttaatttaaacattttttatttagattgtgacacattttataactttatagtctgttataattaatgttgtcaaatgaaaaatgtatgttattatgtttaatttctcCAACTTCTAAAGAGGGCAAAATGAAgtcaaaatacttatttttattttataattacaaacatactaattaataaataataataataaaaaatttcgtCTTGTAGGCTCAACAACGTGTTCATCATCGGTAAAGGCACGAAGGCGTACATTTCTCTGCCACGCGGCAAGGGTGTGCGTCTTACCATCGCTGAGGAACGCGACAAGCGCATCGCCGCCAAGGTCGCTGCGCACTAGCCTTAgctctaatattaaatattaaaacctacTACTGACcttttattgttttctattaCCTTGGTGATATTTGTTATTAAGGTGTAATCGAGTGACTcgtctatgtaatatataatgataaatcaTTTTAGTACACTCCTCACTAGACTATATTATAGCGTTTAGCGATATAAAGTAACTCTTGGGATTCGATATGAGTGATGAAGAGTACCAAATTTAATATCTAGTAAGAGTAATAagataacataaacatttttaatctggATCCACGCTCTCAATCTACTCAACCTGACTAGCGGTGCctcaattttttgtttataatttgcttaaaaatataaattacgcaTTTTTTAGAgttaattattatgaagtaGAATGAATAATTATGggcgtaaaataattattggatgTAATATTAGGTCCTTGttttttcttcattattttttctttggcgTCGCTTATAGCACAatagaaaacatgaaatatcggtatattaaCGAGTACGTGTTCTACCGTGGCACCAGTGCTGCAGAAATGCTCGAAGGATTATTGATGTGTACTGGTGTCGCAAAAGAAAGCACGGTACGTTTTTGGTTTCAATGCTTTCCTGctggaaatttcgaccttcagaaGCAACCCCGTGGACGACTCGAGaccaaagtggaaaatgaaCAAATAAAGGCTATTGTGGTAGCAGATCCATTACAATGCTCTTCAGAGATAGCTGCAGGATTCGGAATAAGTGATAAAACTCTATTAATCAACTTGAAGCAAATAgggaaagtaaaaaaacttgaaccatgggtacctcatgaattgagtgaatcgaacTTGCAAACTTTCGTTACTTTGCTCAATCGACACAATAATGaagggattttaaatcgaatcattatTTATGATGAAAAGTAGATACTACGAAAATGGACTCTGCCAAATCCTGCCCTAAACGAAAGTT
The window above is part of the Vanessa tameamea isolate UH-Manoa-2023 chromosome 6, ilVanTame1 primary haplotype, whole genome shotgun sequence genome. Proteins encoded here:
- the LOC113393256 gene encoding small ribosomal subunit protein eS4, yielding MARGPKKHLKRLNAPKAWMLDKLGGVYAPRPSTGPHKLRECLPLVIFLRNRLKYALTGNEVLKIVKQRLIKVDGKVRTDPTYPAGFMDVVSIEKTNELFRLIYDVKGRFIIHRITPEEAKYKLCKVRAVGTGPKNVPYLVTHDGRTLRYPDPLIKVNDSIQLDIATAKIMDFIKFESGNLCMITGGRNLGRVGTIVSRERHPGSFDIVHIKDSTGHTFATRLNNVFIIGKGTKAYISLPRGKGVRLTIAEERDKRIAAKVAAH